The Montipora capricornis isolate CH-2021 chromosome 1, ASM3666992v2, whole genome shotgun sequence genome contains a region encoding:
- the LOC138036978 gene encoding universal stress protein Sll1388-like has product MSQSGLYQRKVVLGVDASEHSERAFDWYIRNLCDKETDILLIVHARELPSVAAAPFASYGYWYYEDIQKEVEKSAKEMNDLLKGFGDKCKHHGVNFKLYKEESNRPGEVICKLAADDHAHVIVIGARGLNTLRQKILGSVSEYCMHHTHVPLVVVPSSN; this is encoded by the exons ATGTCTCAAAGTGGATTATACCAGAGGAAAGTGGTGCTTGGAGTGGATGCGAGCGAACATTCCGAGAGGGCCTTTGATT GGTACATCAGGAACTTGTGTGATAAGGAAACAGATATTTTGCTCATCGTCCATGCCCGGGAACTTCCATCTGTCGCTGCCGCGCCCTTCGCCTCGT ATGGTTATTGGTATTACGAAGACATtcaaaaagaagttgaaaaaaGCGCTAAAGAGATGAATGACCTCTTGAAAGGATTTGGAGACAAATGTAAACATCACGGG gttAACTTCAAATTATACAAAGAGGAAAGCAACAGACCAGGAGAAGTAATCTGCAAATTGGCAGCTGATGACCACGCCCATGTCATCGTGATTGGAGCACGTGGCTTGAACACCCTGCGCCAAAAGATTCTTGGGAGCGTCAGTGAATATTGCATGCATCATACTCATGTTCCATTAGTAGTCGTTCCATCTTCAAATTAA
- the LOC138036987 gene encoding universal stress protein Slr1101-like has protein sequence MAESECNETRRNIVLGVDASQHSQRAFDFYVQNICDKEKDRLLIIHAQEYPTIPAAPYPYGYAYYEEWQSLVEKSDKQVQELLESYGTKCKHLGLKFKLYKEESNRPGEVVCKLAQDEKVDLVVVGSRGMGTLRRTFLGSVSDYCVHHNHTPIVVVPPAGSHDGHSHSS, from the exons ATGGCTGAAAGTGAATGCAACGAAACTCGAAGGAATATAGTTCTTGGTGTGGACGCAAGTCAACATAGCCAGAGAGCTTTTGATT TTTATGTCCAAAATATCTGTGATAAAGAGAAAGACCGTCTACTAATTATACATGCCCAGGAGTATCCCACCATCCCGGCAGCACCTTACCCAT ATGGTTATGCATATTATGAAGAGTGGCAGAGTTTAGTGGAGAAAAGTGACAAACAAGTACAGGAGCTGTTGGAGTCCTATGGAACCAAATGCAAACATCTTGGG CTCAAGTTCAAGCTGTACAAAGAAGAAAGCAACAGACCCGGTGAAGTAGTCTGTAAACTGGCTCAAGATGAAAAGGTAGATTTGGTCGTGGTAGGTTCCCGTGGTATGGGAACACTACGACGTACATTTCTTGGGAGCGTCAGTGATTACTGTGTGCACCACAACCACACTCCAATCGTGGTTGTTCCACCAGCAGGCTCTCATGATGGCCATTCTCATTCAAGTTAA
- the LOC138035536 gene encoding universal stress protein Slr1101-like → MAEGKGNRKVLIAVDGSEHGDRAFEWYLTNLYNKEDSVIVLHAFEIPPLPYSSGPFVFAYYEEWSEMVSDLRGQATEMMRKYEQRCKEKKMHYEMILVVGKPAGNVICKEAEKEKVELIVTGSRGLSKTRRTILGSVSDYIVHHTCCPVCIVPPVEN, encoded by the exons ATGGCGGAAGGTAAAGGCAATAGAAAAGTACTCATTGCAGTCGATGGAAGCGAACATGGCGATCGTGCGTTCGAAT ggTATTTGACCAATCTTTATAACAAGGAGGACTCTGTGATTGTGCTTCATGCATTTGAAATTCCTCCCCTTCCGTATTCATCTGGCCCTT TTGTGTTTGCCTACTATGAGGAGTGGAGTGAAATGGTCAGTGATTTGAGAGGACAAGCCACAGAGATGATGAGGAAATATGAGCAACGATGCAAGGAAAAGAAG ATGCATTATGAAATGATCCTAGTTGTGGGCAAACCTGCTGGTAATGTGATATGTAAGGaagctgaaaaagaaaaagttgaactAATTGTTACTGGATCCCGTGGACTTAGCAAAACAAGACGCACTATTCTTGGAAGTGTTAGTGATTACATTGTGCACCATACCTGCTGTCCTGTTTGTATAGTTCCACCTGTTGAAAATTAG
- the LOC138035400 gene encoding uncharacterized protein: MVSAVVEDDGNGRPLIHYLKKKSVANLDKIMVKSITTEVTRRDDKDYKWNDFKVDIRDDSQSSMCPLYRDHDPVNFLTVHFSPSAPCEAVLKFLRNGITLKYRDSPQECYVFFGHSASQLRERTCVLYNEKQGSVEDILKHYGEFDRIPDIAKRAARIGLLFSTAKATCEIPDEKISVVEDIERDRYNFTDGCGAISTECARKVTEELNIGTVYEGVKLPEIPSVFQIRLKGCKGVLCHNPRLKEGLQIRPSMEKFKWSRKGPHPLGIVDRGFSRPNEFGSLNKQYIMLLSALGVPDKVFLQKQEEYFKELLEITTNHEIAVKYLCIAGEFELAEKLLKTGCMDNKMNRSLKQFRNRVREPQQSKPNPLQKVKKSAARKLKIPIEKSRNVYGVCDPCGTIKPQTVFFQPTIRGQPKILHDTRVIVAKNPCYHPGDIRILHCMDTPDCHHLVDCIVFPTEGRRPHADEIAGSDLDGDKFFVCWDEDLIPAKGEVPCLYPAAKPKKRTNHLSREDFLKHFARYSNSTVSKLDALFDRWADAEGINSKQCKMVAALFARAIDAAKTGERVQIPSNILVAPMKDDNSDKFVWQKLFQRAKMFEMDQTMESALHENVEAFDEDDILALIRNQDCRLSEYRLFRLVYKWCQQLNEERDITRYIPYIDFSKFSEEQLRLLPADIPNADLEPLLQPLYQSQILLRDDIDAFKVDRGHERCWRLVYRTEGGEMSWNVLYNVLTSPLEKLLVFSFQLGGVQWTISLAMSVPLGSSEVLTLQDEAHCAQAFVSVDVHSRERHILDLKRGYSFALEGRRLDIYTGKKQNTFICLREDENDRVPIMSVALDRFKSTLPRDYQTRLRREQFLQMEVFCVYDRSNPGQKIQKIVLEKSLWSSGADEDDSSQTVTAADTKEECVFVGRDGDFPSLHCDSEALISDLERHLLTVLKLLEEGQLQCSHLVEMHDQMVSLKDDEEKHRIACHLESLLWRSSASLKTSEQYRNLLICLLSGLREFSVDVVLGERVLITLVTRVKRYLDSLWKRTVKFTVDQLYEILDAVLLGNDYVTGCHIVHLVRQGYVPLEEFTSHSNALPYFLHWISLTTLESLMEVKQAIFSSHAPLRQERMKGQALSSGEQELTFTIILTAGNHTFRPADGVALSRSNISGRKYVAEVTAIDGVILTVAIVWPLGADENSRKDIESGTWCLHKFPSFVGYKRIAAALKTIVETKSSGRTLFDVVVGSFQIVNPDSQEAMHEKDSITNEIQSTSTLANELKSDEEKPVVSNPSNEPWHSGNESQKAAVQDATCSDSPVSLIQGPPGSGKTVTCAEIVRRWLLSSEDPVLLVAETNEGVDNLMKKLLKHGIQQERMVRFGSSGWKVAKELESLTFEHKYRQRVSDKKERNRIDRKKAKRILESYKVVCTTCISAGSALLGELEFKRVLVDEASQATEPTILVSLARGCQKLVLVGDDQQLPPMVLCELAKGPNLLSTSMFSRLRQVGFPVLMLDTQYRMHPSIALFPSRQFYHGKLRTGVSEKDRKAPDGFSWPNKNIPVAFLATPNSAEEMTKVSSKQNSFEAKQVCKIVLDLLQAKDVTDEDIGIVTPYRAQLKLISEARQLQNVSIRTVDGFQGQERDVIVFSAVRCNEHGFVGFLDDEKRMNVLLTRARRGLIVIGNKQTLGKCDLWKKWIDWVEENKLSREVSADDATETQNQAPRGRSRGRGSPRRPLGRGRWQR; this comes from the exons ATGGTGTCAGCGGTTGTCGAGGATGACGGCAACGGACGTCCATTAATTCATTATCTAAAAAAGAAGTCGGTCGCTAATCTTGACAAAATCATGGTAAAATCCATAACAACAGAAGTCACGAGGCGAGATGACAAAGACTACAAATGGAACGACTTTAAAGTGGATATTAGAGACGACTCTCAGAGCAGTATGTGTCCTTTGTATCGGGATCACGATCCAGTGAACTTCCTAACTGTGCACTTCAGTCCGTCAGCACCTTGCGAGGCAGTTCTAAAGTTCCTAAGGAACGGCATCACACTTAAATATAGAGATTCTCCACAAGAGTGTTACgtattttttggtcacagtgcCAGTCAGCTCAGAGAAAGAACTTGTGTACTATACAATGAGAAGCAAGGAAGTGTTGAAGACATCTTAAAACACTACGGAGAGTTTGATAGGATTCCAGACATCGCAAAGAGAGCCGCTAGGATTGGACTCCTTTTTTCAACTGCTAAGGCAACTTGTGAAATTCCTGATGAAAAAATAAGTGTTGTGGAGGACATCGAGAGAGACAGATACAACTTTACAGACGGATGTGGCGCTATATCAACAGAATGCGCCAGGAAGGTGACGGAGGAATTGAATATTGGAACAGTGTACGAAGGTGTAAAGTTGCCTGAAATTCCATCTGTGTTCCAAATTCGGCTCAAAGGCTGCAAAGGAGTTCTTTGCCATAACCCAAGGTTGAAGGAAGGTCTGCAAATCCGTCCGTCGATGGAGAAGTTTAAGTGGAGCAGGAAGGGTCCCCATCCCCTTGGAATTGTCGACAGGGGATTTTCAAGACCAAACGAATTTGGTTCCCTAAACAAACAGTACATTATGCTGTTGTCAGCTCTTGGTGTTCCTGACAAGGTTTTCCTTCAAAAGCAAGAAGAATACTTTAAGGAACTTCTGGAGATCACAACAAATCATGAAATTGCAGTTAAGTACTTGTGCATCGCTGGGGAGTTCGAGCTGGCAGAGAAACTCTTAAAAACGGGATGTATGGACAACAAGATGAACAGGTCACTTAAACAATTTCGAAACCGAGTTCGAGAGCCTCAACAATCGAAACCAAATCCTTTGCAGAAGGTGAAAAAATCTGCTGCTAGAAAATTGAAGATTCCCATCGAAAAGTCAAGAAATGTTTATGGTGTGTGTGATCCCTGTGGGACAATAAAACCCCAAACCGTCTTTTTCCAACCAACTATTCGAGGACAACCGAAGATTTTGCATGACACACGAGTCATTGTTGCCAAGAATCCATGTTATCATCCAGGCGACATACGGATTCTTCACTGCATGGACACTCCAGACTGCCATCATTTAGTCGATTGCATTGTTTTTCCAACAGAAGGAAGAAGACCACATGCGGATGAAATAGCTGGAAGTGATCTTGACGGCGACAAATTCTTTGTTTGCTGGGATGAGGATCTTATCCCAGCTAAAGGAGAAGTCCCATGCCTGTATCCAGCTGCCAAACCAAAGAAACGAACTAATCATCTCTCGAGGGAAGACTTCCTGAAACACTTTGCAAGGTACAGCAACTCAACCGTGAGTAAGCTCGATGCTCTCTTTGATAGATGGGCCGATGCCGAAGGAATCAATTCGAAACAATGCAAGATGGTCGCCGCTCTTTTCGCGCGCGCAATTGACGCTGCCAAGACAGGCGAACGAGTGCAAATCCCAAGTAACATTTTGGTTGCACCTATGAAGGACGATAACAGCGACAAGTTCGTTTGGCAGAAACTCTTCCAAAGGGCGAAGATGTTTGAGATGGATCAAACCATGGAAAGTGCCTTGCATGAAAACGTCGAAGCGTTTGATGAAGACGACATTCTTGCCCTTATCCGAAATCAGGATTGTCGTCTAAGTGAATATCGACTTTTCCGGCTTGTCTACAAATGGTGCCAGCAATTAAACGAGGAAAGGGATATTACCCGTTACATTCCCTATATCGACTTCTCCAAGTTCAGTGAGGAGCAACTCAGGCTGCTACCAGCTGACATCCCGAACGCTGACCTGGAGCCTCTTCTTCAGCCTCTTTATCAATCACAAATTCTATTGAGGGACGACATTGATGCTTTCAAAGTGGATCGAGGCCATGAAAGGTGTTGGCGACTTGTTTACAGAACTGAGGGCGGAGAAATGTCCTGGAATGTTCTTTACAACGTCTTGACTTCTCCGTTAGAAAAGTTGCTTGTGTTTAGCTTTCAGCTTGGCGGAGTACAATGGACCATTTCTTTGGCTATGTCAGTTCCTTTAGGCTCAAGCGAGGTTCTGACTTTACAAGACGAAGCCCACTGTGCTCAAGCATTTGTTTCAGTTGATGTTCATTCGCGAGAGAGGCACATCTTAGATTTGAAGAGGGGTTACAGCTTTGCTCTGGAAGGACGACGGCTTGACATCTACACGGGAAAAAAACAGAATACCTTTATCTGCCTGAGAGAAGATGAAAACGATCGCGTGCCCATCATGAGTGTCGCTCTTGATCGATTCAAATCAACGCTACCCCGTGACTACCAAACTCGACTCAGAAGAGAACAGTTCCTGCAGATGGAAGTTTTCTGTGTGTATGATCGCTCCAATCCTGGgcaaaagattcagaaaattgTACTTGAAAAGTCCCTTTGGAGTTCAGGGGCAGATGAGGATGATTCCAGCCAGACTGTCACTGCAGCCGATACAAAAGAAGAATGTGTATTTGTCGGCCGTGATGGTGATTTTCCGAGTCTCCATTGCGATTCTGAAGCGCTTATCAGTGATTTGGAGAGACATTTACTCACTGTGCTTAAATTGTTAGAAGAAGGTCAGCTACAATGCAGTCATCTGGTGGAAATGCATGACCAAATGGTTTCCCTTAAGGACGATGAG GAGAAGCATCGGATAGCCTGCCATTTAGAGTCACTTCTTTGGAGGTCCAGCGCTTCTTTGAAGACATCCGAGCAGTACAGGAATTTGCTAATTTGCTTGTTAAGCGGTCTTCGAGAATTTAGCGTGGACGTTGTCCTTGGTGAAAGGGTACTTATCACTCTCGTTACTCgagtgaaaagatacttggaCTCATTGTGGAAAAGAACCGTGAAGTTCACTGTGGATCAATTGTATGAGATTTTAGATGCCGTGCTTCTGGGAAATGATTACGTCACTGGTTGTCACATTGTTCACCTCGTTCGCCAGG GATATGTACCGCTGGAAGAGTTTACATCTCATTCAAATGCCTTGCCATACTTTCTTCACTGGATCTCGTTAACGACCCTGGAATCCCTAATGGAGGTCAAACAGGCCATCTTCTCATCTCATGCACCTCTTCGTCAGGAGCGCATGAAAGGCCAGGCTTTGTCGAGCGGAGAACAAGAATTAACCTTCACGATAATACTGACGGCTGGAAACCATACGTTTCGCCCTGCAGATGGTGTAGCACTGAGTCGATCGAATATTTCTGGGCGTAAGTACGTGGCTGAGGTAACAGCTATAGACGGAGTAATCTTGACAGTTGCTATAGTTTGGCCACTAGGGGCAGATGAGAATTCGAGGAAGGACATCGAAAGTGGTACATGGTGTCTTCACAAGTTTCCGAGCTTCGTTGGATACAAACGGATCGCTGCAGCATTAAAGACGATTGTTGAAACAAAGTCCTCCGGTCGAACTCTGTTTGACGTAGTTGTTGGAAGCTTTCAAATCGTTAACCCAGACAGTCAAGAAGCGATGCATGAGAAGGATTCCATTACCAACGAGATTCAAAGCA CTTCGACTCTGGCAAATGAATTAAAATCGGACGAAGAGAAACCCGTTGTGTCCAACCCTTCAAACGAGCCTTGGCATTCAGGAAACGAAAGCCAAAAAGCGGCGGTTCAAGATGCCACTTGCAGCGATTCTCCCGTGAGTCTAATACAGGGACCACCTGGCTCCGGTAAGACTGTCACCTGCGCAGAAATTGTGCGTCGTTGGCTACTAAGCAGTGAAGACCCAGTTCTTTTGGTGGCAGAGACAAACGAAGGAGTGGACAATCTAATGAAGAAGCTTCTAAAACACGGCATCCAGCAAGAGAGGATGGTGCGTTTTGGAAGCTCAGGGTGGAAAGTAGCCAAAGAACTGGAGTCTCTAACCTTTGAGCACAAGTATCGTCAACGAGTTTCTGACAAAAAGGAACGAAATAGAATCGACAGAAAGAAGGCGAAAAGAATTCTGGAGAGTTACAAAGTCGTCTGCACCACTTGCATCAGTGCAGGGTCCGCCCTACTTGGCGAGCTCGAGTTCAAACGAGTGTTGGTTGATGAAGCCTCACAAGCTACTGAGCCAACGATTCTTGTATCTCTGGCACGTGGTTGTCAGAAGCTTGTATTAGTGG GTGACGACCAGCAATTGCCTCCCATGGTGCTGTGCGAGCTTGCTAAGGGTCCTAACCTGTTGTCAACATCCATGTTCTCTCGTTTACGTCAAGTAGGATTTCCAGTACTCATGCTTGACACCCAGTACAGAATGCATCCCTCCATTGCCTTGTTTCCCTCGCGCCAATTTTACCATGGTAAACTAAGAACTGGTGTGTCAGAAAAAGATAGAAAAGCCCCGGACGGTTTCAGCTGGCCAAATAAAAACATTCCTGTGGCGTTTCTCGCCACGCCGAATTCAGCAGAAGAGATGACCAAGGTGTCGTCAAAGCAGAACTCTTTCGAAGCAAAACAAGTTTGTAAAATCGTTCTAGATCTACTACAAGCAAAAGACGTAACTGATGAAGACATTGGAATTGTAACCCCCTACAGAGCTCAGCTCAAACTTATCTCGGAGGCAAGACAGCTTCAAAACGTCTCCATCAGAACGGTGGATGGGTTCCAGGGCCAGGAACGCGACGTCATCGTCTTTTCAGCCGTGCGGTGCAACGAGCACGGGTTTGTTGGTTTCCTGGACGACGAGAAGCGAATGAATGTTCTCTTGACGCGCGCGCGCAGAGGACTGATCGTCATTGGCAACAAGCAGACACTTGGAAAATGCGATTTGTGGAAGAAATGGATAGATTGGGTCGAGGAGAATAAACTGTCACGTGAAGTGTCAGCAGACGACGCAACAG AAACACAGAATCAAGCACCAAGAGGGAGAAGCAGAGGTCGTGGGTCTCCACGAAGACCACTGGGACGAGGCCGGTGGCAAAGATGA
- the LOC138037035 gene encoding uncharacterized protein, protein MLRVFICGAHSTGKTTLVNEVGKELNLYVEAEVARKVIKDLDLRRDDFDPNINPQKFEQLQVQIMEAQSAVEGRNSRNGTSYIADRGIDPLVYALVYLGEDSMKKLLDLPTCKESIIRYRNSLVFVVRPFPECLQADDIRLSPKMDELLEYTNKMEAILQENAIPYTLIDVLNLKERVAIVKNKIMEYRKLNAVTKTDKDTNSIRGD, encoded by the exons ATGCTTCGTGTCTTTATTTGTGGAGCCCACAGCACTGGCAAAACTACGTTGGTAAACGAAGTTGGAAAAGAACTAAACCTATATGTGGAGGCCGAGGTTGCTAGAAAAGTTATAAAAGATTTAGATTTACGTCGCGACGATTTTGATCCAAACATCAACCCACAAAAATTCGAACAACTTCAAGTTCAGATTATGGAAGCACAGAGCGCTGTTGAGGGGCGCAATTCGAGGAATGGAACATCTTACATTGCTGATAGAGGAATAGATCCGCTGGTTTATGCATTAGTTTACTTGGGAGAAGATAGCATGAAGAAGCTTTTAGATCTGCCGACTTGTAAAGAGAGTATAATCAG GTATAGGAATTCCTTAGTATTCGTTGTGCGACCGTTCCCAGAATGTCTGCAAGCCGATGACATTCGTCTCTCTCCCAAGATGGACGAGTTGCTGGAGTACACGAACAAAATGGAGGCTATTTTACAAGAAAACGCAATTCCTTACACTCTCATTGACGTGCTGAATTTGAAGGAAAGAGTGGCAATAGTTAAAAATAAGATCATGGAATACAGAAAACTCAATGCAGTGACTAAAACCGATAAGGACACTAATTCTATTCGAGGTGATTAG